Sequence from the Sciurus carolinensis chromosome 1, mSciCar1.2, whole genome shotgun sequence genome:
ATGGTATCCTAAAATGTAAGAATTCACAAAGAGATAAGTCAGCTTCTctgattaatttattaaaatttgattaatattatatttcatttccctacaatcttttttttctgtctttttttttttttttttttttttttttttttggtactggggattgaactcaggggcccttagccattaagccacatccccaaccctttttgtattttattagagagagactcttgctgagttgcttagggcttccctaagttcctgaggttggctttgaacttgcagtcctcttttctcagcctcccaaactgctggtatTACAAATGgaataaacagcaggggatcgataagtaGCAAAACTGCCTCACccagaaacagatatcctctgcttgaaatccaagttacagagcgacaaggaacataacctccctctagtccgccatcctGGATCTTCCGCTGGTATTACAGACATCTGGCTCCCCACAATCTTAAGACTGTAATTCATTCTTTGGTGACCAACAACCACCAAGTCATGCTCTTGGGTACTGTCATCTACATAACAAGACTTGATGTACTTTTTGACTCTCTTCCATATATTCttcctttgtaaattttaaagttttgtcatCTTCCCTTgtgctcttttttaaatttattttttattagtttattatagACATACATGttattggggttcattttaacataattatgcaagcatgTAAAAATTTGCTCCAATTTAGTCTTCAgtacttcctttttctcttctcttgtccctccctattctttccttttttttggtactgtgaattgaacccagaggtactttaccactaagctacatccccagtcctttttattaatttattttttattttaaggcagaatctcactaagttggttagggcatctttaaattgctgaggttggcctcaaactgtaatcctcctgtctcagcctcccaactagctGCGATTGCATCTGTGCGCTACCATGCCCaactccttctttttttttttttttttttccttcttaaattctttttattttatggtgccaagaattgaactcGGGAGAACTTAACTGCTGAACCACATCtacagcccttttttactttttattttgagacatagtctcactaaattgctaagggccttgctaaattgctgaggctggctttgaatttgtaatcctcctgcctaagcttcctgagccactgagattacagaagTGTGCTACCACTCCCAGCTCTCTCTCTTTTATCCTACtgattttctacttatttatagtttgtttgttttttttttttttttaaatagtgcatTGTGAGCTGGGGgcagtggctcatacctgtaatctcagcatctcaggagggtgaggcaggaggattgagagttcaaagccagccttagcaaaagccaggtgctaaacaactcagtgagaccctgtctctaaataaaatacaaaatagggctggggatgtgtctcagtagtcgagtgccccggaattcaatccccagtacctccccgctcaaaaaaaaactccattgtgtatatatatcacattttctttgtccattcatctgttgatgcgCCCTTGTGtccttttttaaagttatgtGATACTACCATTTCTAAACCTCCGTTTAGTGTTATTCTTGCCCTTTAATCTACTTTACTATATAGCTGGACAATTTCTTAATGTGTACAAAGACAGTtacaagttttattattttctaaactttatttCATCAATCAAGTTTTACATTTTCACTTGAATTCTGTTATTCCTCCTATAACAATTAAATATAAGGTTGTGCTTTTTCACAGGTAGAGGGTGGTAGTGGCAACTTCACCTGGACCTCTTCTAATGAAACAGTGGCCATGGTAACCACCAAAGGGGTGGTGACTGCGGGTCAGGTCAGAGGGAACAGTACTGTTTTGGCCCGAGATGTACAAAATCCCTTTCGATATGGGGAAATTAAGGTAAATGACTCTACAAAGAAACCTTCTGGTCACTTCTGAGATACTTCTGTCTAAATTTAAGTACAGTAAcatgtttgtaaatatttctaGTTCAACTTTGCTATTTAAAACTGTTGTTCAAATTCAGTCTGAAAGTACatattccttaaatatttctGAACCTGGGTTGAATCTTGCATCACTTAATAGCTACTTATTTAACATCTGTGCTTGTTTtctctaaaatggagataatgtaAATATTTAGTTCCATAATTGGACAATacatgtgagaattaaatgagaatgtTTACCCCAGTGCTTGAcatatattcagtttttaatgTTAGCTATTTTGTTATAATTACCATAAATATGCTCTTTAACTGAACTTTATAAAGTAGCTCTACttctaatttcatatttttttgttaatcttttctAAAAGActgaaaactaatttttttttcttagttgcagatggatacaattcctttgttttatttatttatttaattttttttggtggtactgaggactgaatccagtgcctcacatgtgctgggcaagccctctaccactgagctacaaccctagccccatattttttactgtattttattaccatttttctgttttctcccacTTTAAATATATGTTGCTTTTCTCTGCAGGACCTAGCATTTTGCCATCActcagtaattatttttttaatatccctTAGGTACTTGACACCATACTATGTATCATAGAACATTCAAAAATGCATAGCATATCATCCCTATTTTAAAGAAGCTAACATctaagagctggagatgtagcttatggttgagcacttgcctagtgtgcatgaggctctgggttcaatagcCAGtaccataaaagaagaaaaagaaaaagaaaaaaaaaaaaagctaaaccCTAGGTAGGAAGATATAGTCACatgaaaagttaaaagttaaatgacattttaagtgTAGATGAGGTATAGTAAAGCAGTATATATATTTGACAGTTTACTAATAGTACAGTAAAAGTACTATTAGTTCGTAAAGGGAAAGTCCTTGTAGACTAGTTAGAGAGTATCATGAAAGAGGTGGGAACTTGAATAAGACTTTGGAAGATGGAGGCAAACCAAGGTCTAAGGGCCAAACCCAGACAGCTGCCTTTTTTGGTAAATGAAATTCCATGAGCACTCCCATTCATTCATATATTGTCTGTGGCTCTTTCAAGCCACAACTTCAAAGTTGAGTTGTTGCTATAGAGACCTGACAACCTGCAAAAGAgtgaaatatttactatatggCCTTTACAGAAAGCATTTTCCGACCCCTACTATGGACAATAGGGAACAAACACAGGTTTTTAAACAGGCCAATAATATGGTAAGTCTTCTGTTTAGAAAGatatctaattatttttataatcagacAAGAACAGTgatattatgttttttaaaatgcaaaagattGCAGCTGGTGCTACACACTAGAAGACTACAATGAACTGAAGGGAGcaaataaagacaaagaatttAGTTAAggactgggtgtgtagctcagtggtagagtgcctgtcttgtAAAGcaaaaaagaagttcaaaaaactaaaagaaaacaaacaaaaaaacctctgcAGTTAAGTCTAAACTAGTGAAATGGTGCTAAAAGTAGACAGAAATGGACAAAgtgagagtttttgttttgttttgttttggtttgtttttttgttttttttttttgttaacagGTATACTTAATCAGGTTTGATGCCCAGTTGGGTGGGAGAAGTGAAGGATTTAAAGCCACAGAGATGATGTGGAGATTCCAAGTTTCCACCACAGGGTAgatagaaaatacaagaaatgcTGGACATGgtgtcacatacctgtaatcctagtggctcaggaggctgaggcagaaggatcatgagctcaaagccagcctcagcaactcagtgaggccctaaacaactcagtgagaccctttctccaaataaaatataaaaaggattggggatgtgcctcagtgcttaagtgcccctaggttcaatccatggtaccaaaaaaaaaaaaaaaaaagaaagaaagaaagaaaaaaagagaagagaaaaagaaaaaagaaataaaatacaagaaaagaagcctagggatatagcttattgaccctgggttccatccccaacactggaaaaaagaaaaaggaaaaaaaaaaaaaaaaaaaaattgtggtgaGGGGCGTGGGGTGATAAATTCAGTTgtgtataaatttattataattcacCTATGGAGCATCCAGGTTGATGTTTGTAACTAGAAATAGGGATCTGAAGTTCAACTGACAATTTAAGGCTGGAGAGTTTTCAGCATATGATTGGTCATTGAAGCTTTGGGATTAAATAAGATTTCCCAGGAAGAGCTTGAGTCAGAAAAGATGGATTCTGTGTAACATAAGTGTCACTTTAAGGAACATAGAGGAAGAGGAACTggtagaagaaacagaaaaagtgaccaaaaaaaaaaatgacaaaataaaatatattgttttaaaaagatagcAAGAGCAGGTCTTGATGGtacatgcttgtgatcccagtggctgtgGATGCTGggacagaaggatctcaagttcaaagtcagcctcagcaatttagcaaaatcctaggcaacttagcaagaccctgtctcaaaatgaaaaataactttctaGCTCTCCGGCCATCTTGACGACTGCTCTTGGTTGGGGGTCGTCCCGCatctaaggcaggaagatggtggcCGCAAAGAAGACGAAAAAGTCTCTGGAGTCGATCAACTGTAGGCTCCAGCTTGTTATGAAAAGTGGAAAGTATATGCTGGGGTACAAACAGACTCTGAAGATGATCAGACAGGGCAAAGCAAAATTGgtcatcctcgccaacaactatccAGCtttaaggaaatctgaaataAAGTACTATGCCATGTTGGCCAAAACTGGTGTCCACCACTACAGTGGCAATAATATCGAATTGGGCACAGCATGTGGAAAATACTACAGAGTGTGCACACTGTCTGTCATTGATCCAGGTCATTCTGATATCATTAGAAGCATGCCAGAACAGACTGGTGAAAAGTAAAACAcacaaatttcttctttaataaaaCGTGGCAGAGcttgttttaaaaactgaaaaaaaaaaaaaaaaagtgaaaaataagccaggtgggtggtggtgcacacctgtaatcccagtggctcaggagtctgaggcaggaggattgcaagttccaaacctcagtctcagcaatttagcaaagccctaagcaatttagggctttcatttttctcaaaatgaaatataaaaatggttggggatgtggcccagtagtaaagagcccctgggttcaatccctggtggcaagaaatgaattaataaataatatcaagaaaGGATGAGGCTGGGGTATAGCTATGTGATAGTGTGCATACTTAGGATGGGCGaggcccaggttcaatctccagtaccactgccccctccaaaaaaacaaagaaagaggcaGTGCTTTAAGTCAGAAgttagcaaactttttctgtaaaagtgCTGCATACATTAGTCTTTGAGGGCTATATACAGTATTTCATATTCTTgttgttttttgccttttttttttttttttggtactagggattgaacccagggacacttaaccactgagccacctccccagctctttttaatattttatttagagacagagtttcactgagttgcttaggggtggttttgaacttgcaattctcctgcctcagccttctaagccaTTGGTATTACAGGCTTGCACTACCCCACCtagctttgttgttgttttttattttgcaagtctttaaaactattttttagtttACTGTACAAAAGCAGGTCATATACTGGCAGTTTGCCAGACCCTTGATGTATAGTGTTAAATGATTTAAAGACATCCTTTGATTAAGTGATGAAGAGAGATATGTTTAGCACTTAGtgtgtatatttacatgtatatgtaaaatagtATGCAGTCTTCCAAAGTGTCTACAGGGGATTGGTTCTTGGACCCCTCAGAcaccaaaatctgaggatgctccagtcttttgtataaaatggcattgtatttgcatataatgtgcatatatatgtacatcctcttgtgtactttaaatcatctctagattacttatatatgataaaatataaatgctgtATAGTAAGTTGTTATTCTgggagctggagttgtagctcagtggtagagtgtctatGAGGCATGTTctggattcccagcaccacaagaaaaagatagagagagagagatagttgttatgaaatatatatgtatgtatacacacacacacacacacacacgcacccctGGCATGTTcgtgtttgtgtatttatttatttaatttaaaattttttggtgtCTGGGATTTACTCCAGGGACGtataaccattgagcaacattcccagcccttttcattttttaaattttgaaataggttctcactgaggtgcttaggaCTTGCAAAGTttctaaggctggtctcaaacttgtgatcctcctgtcttagcctcccaagtcacatgCACTGCCACTCccattttgtgtgtatatttaaatatttaaggaatgatttccttttttctaagaatttccaAAAAGGTAAATTGTTTTTCCTCTAGATATATGTCCTAAAACTGAACAAAGTGGAACTGTTACCATTTCATGCTGATGTGGAGATTGGCCAGATTATAGAAATCCCCATTGCAATGTATCATGTAAATAAGGAGACCAAAGAGATCATGGCATTCACAGACTGTTCTCATTTATCCTTGGATCTGAACATGGATAAGCAAGGAGTCTTTACTCTTCTCAAAGAAGGTAAGAGTATAAGcctgttttaaatttctccttcctctgtccttgaaTTGCGGTACCAGTCATAAATTTAGAAACTACTTGAGTTTAAAttcatatatttccttttttctttttctttcttttttttttttttttttttttggtactggggagcttaaccagtgagtcacattcccagtcctttacatattttatttagagacaggatctctctaagttacttACGGCCTCaccaagttcctgaggctggctttaaactcataatcctcctgcctcagcctcctgagccgctgggattacaggtgtgctccacaaCAGCCAGcgtataatttctttttttttataatacttttacTGGTTCTGTCAATTGCCTTGAAGTAGGTATTAATCTACTTATACTTGTAGAAACAAAGACACAGAAATTGAATAACCTAGTAGCTGGAAAATATCAGTTTTCAGCTTCTAGTAAGGTCTTCTCTTTCAGTGTCaagctcttttcttctttctttaagacATATACCATATTTATTTCTAAGAGAAGTACAGTGCCatttaatgtctattttttaaGGTTactcaagaaaggaaaaaatatctttctaataaaaaagaaaataagaacaccaaatgcacaaaatcacaacagatccacaccaagggacattataatgaaaatgcctaacattcaaaataaagataggattttgaaggccacgagagaaaagcatcagattacatatagggggaaaccaatacgcatagcagcagacttctcaacccagactctaaaagctagaagggcctggaacaacatatttcaagttctgaaagaacatggttgccaaccaagaatcctgtacccagcaaaactaatcttcagatttgaagatgaaataaaatccttctatgataaacaaaagttaaaagaatttacaaatggaaagcctgcgctacagaatgttctcaacaaaatattccatgaggaggaaatgagaaacaacaatggaggtcagcaaagggaggaaataccttagaaaaatcactcaaaggagaaaccaagccaaactaaaagccaaaaataagcccaaatgactgggaatacaaatcatatctcaataataaccctgaacgttaatggcctaaactcatcaatcaaaagacatagactggcagaatggattgaaaagaaagacccaacaatatgctacctgcaagagactcatctcaaagaaaaagacatccacagactaaaggtgaaaggatgggaaaaaatctaccacgCACACGGAATCAGTAAAAAACCGGGGGTTTACATCCTTCTTTCagataaagtagatttcaagccaaagttagtcagaagggataaagaaggacatttcatattgcttaagggaaccataaatcaggaagacatcatgatagtaaatatttatgccccaaacaatggggcatccctgtacatcaaacaaatccttctcaatttcaggaatcaaatagaccacaacaaaataattctgggtgactttaacgcaccactgtcaccactagatagatcttccaaacaaaaaccaaccaaagaaaccatagaactcaataacacaatcaataacctagactttatagacatatatagaatattctatccatcaacgagcggattcactttcttctcagcagcacatggaacattctcgaaaacagaccatatgttatgccacaaaagcagcccttaggaaatgcaaaaaaatagagatactgccttgtgttctatcacatcataatagactgagagtagaaatcaatgacaaaataaaaaaacagaaattactccaacacctggagactaaataatatgctattgaatgaagcacgcataacagaaaacatcaaggaggagataaaaaaaattcttagaggtcaatgagaatgatgatacagcatattaaaatctctgggacactatgaaagcaggactaagaggaaagttcattgcatggagcgcattccagaaaagaatgaaaagtcaacaagtaaatgacctaacattacagctcaaagccctagaaaaagaagaacagaataacagcaaaagtagtagaagacaggaaataattaaaatcagagctgaaatccatgaaattgaaacaaaagaaacaattcaaaaaattgacaaaacaaaaagttggttctttgaaaaagtaaacaaaatagacaaacccttagccacactaacaaagaggagagagaaaactcaaattactaaagttcgtgatgaaaaaggaaatatcacaacagacaccactgagatacagaacataatgagaagctactttgaaaatctgtattccaacaaaatagaaactaccgaagacattgacaaatttctagagacatatgctcctcccaaactgaaccaggaggacatacacaatttaaacagatcaatatcaagcaatgaaatagaagaagccattaaaaacctgccatccaagaaaagtccaggaacagacgaattctcagtcgagttctacaagaccttcaaagaagaactcattccaatacttctcaaagaattccaggaaatagaaaaggagggtaccctaccaaactcattctatgaagctaacatcaccctcatacccaaaccaggaaaagacacatcaaggaaagaaaattttagaccaatatccttgatgaatatagatgcaaagatccttaacaaaatattgacaaacggtatccaaaaacatattaagaaaatcgtgcaccacgatcaagtggggttcatcccgggaatgcaaggatggtttaacatccgtaaatcaataatcgtaatccatcatgtcaacagacttaagaataagaatcatatggttatttcaattgacgcagaaaaagcgttccacgaaatacaacaccccttcgtgctcaaaacactagaaaaaatagggatagtaggaacatacctgaacattataaagactatttatgctaagcccatggccaacatcattcttaatggaggaaaaactgaaaccattccctttaaaaacgggaacaagacagggatgtcctctttcaccacttctattcaacattgtcctcgaaactctagccagagcaattaggcagaccaaagaaaataaaggattacgaataggaaaagaggaacttaagctgtcactattcgctgatgacatgattctatatttagaggatccaaaaacctcctccagaaaacttctagacctcatcaatgaattcagcaaagtagcaggctataaaatcaactcgcataaatctaaagcatttttatacgcaagcgacaaaacagctggaagggaaatgaggaaaacaactccaactgcaatagcctcaaaaaaaaaaaaatacttgggaatcaatctaaccaaagaggtaaaagatctctacaatgaaaactacaaaacactgaagaaagaaattgaggaagacctttgaagatggaaagatctcccatgttcttggataggcagaattaatattgtcaaaatggccatactaccaaaagtgctatacagattcaatgcaattccaattaaaatcccaatgacgtaccttacagaaatagagcaagcaatcatgaaattcatctggaagaataagaaacccagaatagctaaagcaattcttagcaggaagaacgAAACGcgggtgtatcgcaataccagaacttccactatactacaaagcaatagtaacaaaaacggcatggtattggcaccaaaatagacaggtagatcaatggtacagaatagaggacacggacacaaacccaaataaatacaaatttctcatactagacaaaggtgccaaaaatatgcaatggagaaaaaagatagcctcctcaacaacaaatggtgttgggaaaactggaaatccatatgcaagagaatgaaactaaacccctatctctcaccctgcacaaaactcaactcacaatagatcaaggaccttgaaatcagacctgagaccctgcatcttatagaagaaaaagtaggtccaaatcttcaacttgttggcttaggatcagacttccttaacaggactcccatagcataagaaataaaagcaagaatcaataactgggacagattcaaactaaatagctttctctcagcaaaggaaactatcagcaatgcaaagagagagcccacagagtgggagaaaatctttgccactcatacttcagataagcacttatttccagaatatataaaggactcaaaaaactctacgccaagaatacaaataacccaatcaacaaatgggctaaggatatgaacagacactcacagaagaagatctacaagcaatcaacaaacatatgaaaaaatgttcaccatctttagtaataagagaaatgcaaatcaaaactacactaagatcccatctcaccccaattagaatggcgattatcaagaatacaagcaacaataggtgttggagaggatgtggggaaaaaggtacactcatacgttgttgatggggctgcaaattagttcagccattctggaaagcagtgtggagattccttagaaaacttggaatggacccaccatttgacccagctatcccactccttgacctatacccaaaggacttaaaatcagcatacttcagagatacaggcacatcaatgttcatagctgctcaattcacaatagccagactgtggaacc
This genomic interval carries:
- the LOC124959500 gene encoding 60S ribosomal protein L30-like, coding for MVAAKKTKKSLESINCRLQLVMKSGKYMLGYKQTLKMIRQGKAKLVILANNYPALRKSEIKYYAMLAKTGVHHYSGNNIELGTACGKYYRVCTLSVIDPGHSDIIRSMPEQTGEK